The Tubulanus polymorphus chromosome 1, tnTubPoly1.2, whole genome shotgun sequence genome contains a region encoding:
- the LOC141905026 gene encoding cyclic AMP-dependent transcription factor ATF-3-like, with the protein MLSATRKRPYNSMSSEDSDVPPSPASSVGSLEAEVDLRLATATMAVATSGSLTPLLKEEIRAAIQYKRLQRGESELVVEYKEKQKSEEMTNEEVGKRTIRRERNKVAAQKCRMKKKRDADTLEKRKEELELSQEKLKTEVQKLEQERENLFHMLQCHQQVCPLHNMTSATVTQQLNPPPQPPTNRTISESSGFSEMSYFSESPSQQSNDSSFAFLTSDSDDDLKMLLSLNSN; encoded by the exons ATGTTGAGCGCGACGAGAAAACGACCGTATAATTCGATGTCCTCCGAAGACTCGGACGTACCGCCGTCTCCGGCTTCCAGCGTCGGTAGTCTCGAGGCCGAAGTCGATTTGCGTTTAGCTACGGCCACTATGGCCGTAGCGACGTCGGGATCGCTAACCCCGTTGCTGAAAGAAGAAATACGCGCCGCGATTCAATACAAAAGACTACAGCGCGGAGAGAGCGAACTGGTTGTTGAGTACAAGGAAAAGCAAAAAAGCGAG GAAATGACAAATGAAGAAGTTGGAAAAAGGACGATCCGGCGAGAGAGAAATAAGGTAGCTGCGCAGAAATGTcgcatgaaaaagaaaagagatGCCGACACTTTAGAAAAA CGCAAAGAAGAACTGGAATTAAGCCAGGAGAAGCTGAAAACCGAAGTACAAAAATTAGAGCAAGAACGCGAGAATTTGTTTCATATGTTACAATGCCATCAGCAAGTATGCCCGCTTCACAATATGACTTCAGCGACAGTGACCCAACAACTAAACCCGCCGCCGCAGCCGCCGACAAACCGAACAATATCTGAGAGCAGCGGTTTCAGCGAAATGAGTTATTTCAGCGAATCTCCCAGCCAGCAAAGCAACGATTCGTCGTTCGCTTTTCTAACAAGTGATTCGGATGACGATCTGAAAATGTTACTTAGTTTGAACTCCAACTAG
- the LOC141910104 gene encoding putative tubulin polyglutamylase ttll-15 produces the protein MTQAPTHQSGVSSRFTYIVLGVLIFGLVLTILNVYELRRLQSDHFTNDFIRAHEYDEPKLSIPPKNQPVFTIVAARPDSGYLDHVLNLFQRSGYIRGSLKTRWDVLWSHEYPFADGGDLEKRLRNLAVHQKVNHFPGTGYVTNKNSLAVTKIHGIPKAFRLPHQADDFKKYAAKFPKKMWVQKSNTHRGIKIKSMKELDFTAESTFIQEYIDRPFLVDGRKFDIGVYTVLTSINPLRVYTMDAEVLLRFCPKDYHPFDASDIDKYVVGDDYTPTWQIPSLKHYYADLNFTHRESLNTYIRKLGKNDTQVWLDIKDTIRNVYLEKEPYLISSAAKYKSSRNFFEMVRFDFVLDENLNVYLMEANMSPNLSSLHFKPNRLLYEQVLHNLFSLVGIVRPLQRDIFRSSPDEAEMQVSDKDIHVFSDICSSPDCSDNCNLEKCQVCNTCLTSEQRQTLKYAYLEHLTRRNMGRVFPPVMSTEWAAKWTPANDRFYRRLRNYNKLIYRWFVGKCKQAHHWC, from the exons ATGACGCAAGCGCCGACTCATCAGAGCGGGGTCAGCTCGAGGTTCACATATATTGTTTTGGGTGTGCTCATATTCGGTCTGGTTTTGACGATTCTCAACGTTTACGAACTACGGCGCTTGCAGAGCGACCATTTTACAAACGATTTCATCAGAGCGCACGAATACGATGAACCTAAACTATCGATACCGCCTAAAAATCAACCCGTCTTTACGATCGTAGCTGCTCGG CCTGATTCGGGATACCTCGACCACGTGTTGAATTTGTTTCAAAGGTCGGGCTACATTCGTGGTTCTTTGAAAACGAGATGGGATGTCTTGTGGTCGCATGAATATCCGTTCGCTGATGGAGGCGATTTAGAAAAACGACTTCGCAACTTAGCTGTGCATCAAAAG GTGAACCATTTTCCTGGCACTGGGTACGTAACCAATAAAAACAGCCTGGCAGTTACTAAAATACATGGCATTCCAAAAGCTTTTAGATTACCGCATCAAGCTGATGACTTCAAGAAATAT GCGGCAAAATTCCCAAAGAAAATGTGGGTTCAAAAAAGTAACACACACCGAggaataaaaatcaaatcaatgaaag AGTTAGACTTCACTGCTGAAAGTACATTCATTCAAGAATATATTGATCGGCCATTTCTGGTTGATGGAAG GAAATTTGATATCGGCGTTTATACGGTCTTAACATCTATTAATCCACTGAGGGTTTACACTATGGATGCTGAAGTACTACTAAG ATTCTGCCCGAAAGATTATCACCCATTTGATGCTTCAGATATTGACAAATATGTGGTTGGGGACGACTACACGCCCACTTGGCAG ATCCCTTCATTGAAGCACTATTACGCAGACCTGAATTTCACTCACCGAGAATCATTAAACACCTACATACGAAAACTAG GTAAAAATGACACGCAAGTGTGGTTAgatataaaggatacgatacGTAACGTCTACCTAGAAAAAGAACCTTATCTCATATCGAGCGCAgcaaaatataaatcatcCAG AAACTTTTTTGAGATGGTTCGATTTGACTTCGTATTGGATGAAAATCTAAATGTTTATTTGATGGAA GCTAACATGTCTCCAAACCTGTCTTCCTTGCACTTCAAACCGAATCGATTGCTTTACGAACAAGTCTTGCACAATCTATTCAGTTTGGTAGGAATTGTGCGACCATTGCAAAGAGATATTTTCAGGAG TTCTCCCGATGAAGCCGAGATGCAAGTGTCGGATAAAGATATTCATGTTTTCAGTGATATTTGTAGCAGCCCGGATTGTAGCGACAATTGTAACTTAGAG AAATGCCAAGTATGTAATACATGCCTCACTTCGGAACAAAGACAGACTTTGAAGTACGCTTACTTGGAACATCTGACTAGACGCAATATGGGACGAGTTTTTCCGCCAGTAATG AGTACGGAATGGGCTGCTAAATGGACACCAGCGAATGACAGATTTTATCGTAGATTACGAAATTATAATAAGCTTATCTACCGTTGGTTCGTAGGGAAATGTAAGCAGGCTCATCATTGGTGTTGA